One genomic segment of Coffea arabica cultivar ET-39 chromosome 6e, Coffea Arabica ET-39 HiFi, whole genome shotgun sequence includes these proteins:
- the LOC113697314 gene encoding SPX domain-containing protein 1-like — translation MKFGKSLSNQIEETLPEWRDKFLSYKELKKRLKLIEPKKNLSSSSSVNGGDGEESAVLEAARPNKKPRLDNCAVDGSGGEKVLAAATEMTEAEVDFVKLLEDELEKFNTFFVEEEEEYIIRLKELQDRVAKAKDFSDEIIKTRKEIVDFHGEMVLLENYSALNYTGLVKILKKYDKRTGALLRLPFIQKVLQQPFFTTDVLYKLVKECERMLDHLFPVNVDSSAPEAADKNEPSTSSNTKDESLLQGPKELAEIEYMESLYMKSTLSALRVLREIRRGSSTVSVFSLPPLQTGGLEEPWNKVPVIEQVAK, via the exons ATGAAGTTTGGGAAGAGTTTGAGTAACCAGATCGAGGAGACGTTACCCGAATGGAGAGACAAATTTCTGTCCTACAAGGAGTTGAAGAAGCGGCTCAAGTTGATTGAGCCAAAGAAGAATCTGTCCTCGTCTTCGTCCGTCAATGGTGGTGATGGCGAAGAGTCTGCAGTGCTGGAGGCTGCTAGGCCTAATAAGAAGCCTAGGTTGGATAATTGTGCAGTCGACGGCAGTGGAGGTGAGAAGGTTCTGGCTGCTGCGACCGAGATGACCGAGGCGGAGGTGGATTTTGTTAAGTTGTTGGAGGATGAGCTGGAGAAATTTAATACTTTCTttgttgaggaagaagaggagtaTATCATTCGATTGAAG GAGTTGCAAGATAGGGTGGCTAAGGCGAAGGATTTTAGTGATGAGATCATAAAGACACGAAAAGAAATAGTAGATTTCCATGGAGAGATGGTTTTGTTGGAGAATTACAGTGCTCTGAATTATACTG GATTGGTGAAGATTTTAAAGAAGTATGATAAAAGAACTGGTGCTCTCCTTCGCTTGCCCTTCATTCAGAAGGTTTTGCAACAGCCATTCTTCACCACTGACGTGCTGTACAAGCTCGTGAAAGAGTGTGAGAGAATGCTTGATCATCTGTTCCCTGTGAATGTAGACTCATCTGCACCTGAAGCTGCTGACAAGAATGAACCCTCAACAAGTTCCAACACCAAGGATGAGAGTTTGCTCCAAGGCCCCAAGGAACTTGCAGAGATTGAGTACATGGAGAGCTTATACATGAAGAGCACTTTGTCAGCCTTGCGCGTTTTGAGGGAAATCCGTAGAGGTAGCTCAACTGTTAGTGTTTTTTCTTTGCCCCCTTTGCAGACTGGTGGACTTGAGGAACCTTGGAATAAAGTCCCAGTTATAGAACAAGTTGCTAAATGA
- the LOC113697429 gene encoding peroxidase 25-like, whose product MERMASFFCISIVVVLLSMSSRVAAQGGLKAGFYSSSCQNAESIVRSTVETHNNKDPTVAAGLLRLHFHDCFVQGCDGSILIAGASAERNALANSGLRGFEVIDDAKKQLEGSCPGIVSCADILALAARDAVGLSGGPSWDVPTGRRDGRISSSSEVPNNLPSPLDPIAVQRQKFAAKGLDDRDLVTLVGAHTIGQADCLFFRYRLYNFTATGNADPSLNQAFLAQLQSLCPRNGDGSRRVALDKDSQFKFDVSFFKNVRDGNGVLESDQRLWGDPSTRRIVENYAGNVRGLLGLRFDFEFPKAMIKMSSIEAKTGAQGEIRKICSKFN is encoded by the exons ATGGAGCGAATGGCAAGTTTCTTTTGTATTTCTATAGTAGTTGTGCTGCTGAGCATGAGCTCTCGAGTAGCAGCCCAGGGAGGACTCAAAGCAGGATTCTATTCTTCATCATGCCAGAATGCAGAGTCCATCGTGAGGTCCACTGTGGAAACTCACAATAACAAAGATCCTACTGTTGCAGCTGGCTTGCTCAGGCTTCATTTCCATGACTGCTTTGTTCAG GGTTGTGATGGTTCAATTTTAATTGCGGGAGCTTCTGCTGAGAGAAATGCATTGGCAAACTCTGGATTAAGAGGATTTGAAGTGATTGACGATGCCAAAAAACAACTTGAAGGCTCATGCCCTGGGATTGTCTCGTGTGCTGACATTCTTGCATTAGCTGCTCGTGATGCTGTAGGCTTG AGTGGTGGTCCTAGCTGGGATGTGCCAACTGGGAGAAGAGATGGCAGGATATCTTCATCATCCGAAGTCCCGAATAATTTACCTTCACCACTGGATCCAATTGCTGTCCAGAGGCAAAAGTTCGCAGCTAAAGGTCTAGATGACCGTGATCTTGTTACACTAGTTG GGGCACATACCATAGGCCAGGCGGATTGTTTATTCTTTAGATACCGACTCTACAACTTCACAGCAACTGGGAATGCAGATCCCAGCCTGAACCAAGCATTCCTGGCACAGCTACAGTCTCTTTGTCCCAGAAATGGAGATGGCTCGAGAAGGGTGGCATTGGACAAAGATAGTCAGTTCAAATTTGATGTCAGCTTCTTCAAGAATGtgagggatggcaatggggttCTTGAGTCGGATCAAAGGCTCTGGGGGGACCCATCAACACGTCGAATTGTTGAAAACTATGCAGGGAATGTTAGAGGACTTTTGGGACTAAGATTTGATTTTGAGTTCCCTAAAGCCATGATCAAAATGAGCAGCATTGAGGCTAAGACTGGAGCACAAGGGGAGATTCGAAAGATTTGTTCCAAGTTCAATTAG
- the LOC113696130 gene encoding heme oxygenase 1, chloroplastic, which translates to MASITTPISQSQFLLKKPESGVLKASQSQIFAKPIPELSQRSKLFARNSRMVLLAAASAGTASAAEKHKKRYPGEAKGFVEEMRFVAMKLHTKDQAKEGEKEPRGQPVAKWEPTIEGYLKFLVDSKLVYDTLEKIVEKSSFPEYAEFRNTGLERSERLAKDLEWFKEQGHAIPEPSTPGVEYARYLEELSEKDPQAFICHFYNIYFAHTAGGRMIGKKVAEKILNKKELEFYKWDGDLSQLLQNVRDKLNRVAESWTREEKNHCLEETEKSFKFSGDILRLILS; encoded by the exons ATGGCTTCCATAACAACACCTATTTCTCAATCCCAGTTTCTTCTCAAGAAACCAGAAAGTGGAGTGCTTAAAGCATCTCAATCCCAAATTTTCGCTAAACCCATCCCGGAACTTTCTCAAAGATCAAAACTTTTTGCTAGAAATTCAAGGATGGTGTTGCTGGCGGCGGCTTCTGCTGGCACTGCTTCAGCCGCTGAGAAGCATAAGAAGAGGTACCCTGGTGAGGCTAAGGGGTTTGTGGAGGAGATGAGGTTTGTGGCTATGAAATTGCATACGAAAGACCAGGCCAAGGAGGGTGAGAAGGAGCCCCGGGGGCAGCCTGTGGCTAAATGGGAGCCCACTATCGAGGGGTATTTGAAGTTTTTGGTGGATAGTAAATTGGTTTATGATACCCTGGAGAAGATTGTGGAGAAATCTTCTTTTCCTGAAT ATGCAGAGTTCAGGAACACAGGATTGGAAAGGTCAGAGCGTCTTGCAAAGGATTTGGAATGGTTCAAGGAGCAAGGTCATGCCATCCCAGAACCATCTACACCTGGAGTTGAGTATGCTCGGTATCTTGAAGAGTTATCAGAAAAGGATCCTCAAGCATTTATTTGTCACTTCTACAACATATACTTCGCCCATACAGCTGGTGGGCGGATGATTGGAAAGAAG GTAGCTGAGAAGATACTCAACAAGAAGGAGTTGGAATTCTACAAATGGGATGGCGATCTCTCACAATTGTTACAGAATGTGAGGGACAAGCTAAATAGAGTTGCTGAG AGCTGGACTAGAGAGGAGAAGAACCATTGCTTGGAAGAGACCGAGAAATCATTCAAGTTTTCAGGGGATATCCTCCGCTTGATATTGTCATGA
- the LOC113696129 gene encoding probable alpha-amylase 2 has product MGYLNSGSDENVQQTDPAAVLRNGREILLQAFNWESHKHDWWRNIEKKVPDIAKSGFTSAWLPPPTHSFAPQGYTPQNLYSLNSAYGSDYVLKALLSKMKQYKVRAMADIVINHRVGTTQGHGGTYNRFDGIPLAWDERAVTSCTGGRGNRSTGDNFPGFPNVDHTQHFVRKDMTDWLRWLRYDVGFQDFRFDFVRGYSPKYVREYIEGAKPIFSVGEYWDSCNYNGCNLDYNQDNHRQRIVNWIDGTGQLSTAFDFTTKGILQGAVKGELWRLRDSQGKPPGVMGWWPSRAVTFIDNHDTGSTQAHWPFPASHIMEGYAYILTHPGIPSVFYDHFYDWGNSIHDQIVKLMEIRRFQGIHSRSSIEILTAQPNLYAAMIGEKICMKIGDGSWCPAGREWTLAASGTRYAVWQK; this is encoded by the coding sequence ATGGGTTACCTCAACAGTGGATCGGATGAGAATGTGCAGCAGACGGATCCTGCGGCAGTGCTACGCAACGGGAGAGAAATTTTATTGCAGGCCTTCAACTGGGAGTCTCATAAACATGACTGGTGGAGAAACATAGAGAAGAAAGTTCCTGATATTGCAAAATCTGGCTTCACATCAGCTTGGTTGCCTCCACCAACTCATTCATTCGCACCTCAGGGGTATACTCCACAGAACCTTTATTCTTTGAATTCTGCATATGGTTCTGATTATGTCTTAAAAGCTTTACTTAGTAAGATGAAACAGTACAAAGTGAGGGCAATGGCTGACATAGTGATAAATCACCGAGTTGGGACTACCCAGGGGCATGGTGGAACGTATAACCGTTTTGATGGGATTCCATTAGCATGGGATGAACGTGCAGTTACATCATGTACTGGGGGCCGGGGTAATAGGAGCACAGGGGATAACTTTCCTGGTTTTCCAAATGTTGATCATACTCAACACTTTGTTCGGAAAGATATGACTGACTGGCTACGGTGGCTTCGCTATGATGTTGGTTTCCAGGACTTTCGCTTCGATTTTGTTAGAGGCTATTCACCAAAATATGTGAGGGAATACATTGAAGGTGCGAAGCCAATATTTTCTGTTGGCGAATACTGGGATAGTTGCAACTACAATGGCTGTAACTTGGACTACAACCAAGACAATCACAGGCAAAGAATTGTCAATTGGATTGATGGTACAGGGCAACTGTCTACTGCTTTTGACTTTACAACGAAGGGAATTCTCCAGGGAGCCGTGAAAGGAGAACTCTGGCGCCTCCGTGACTCTCAAGGGAAACCACCAGGTGTTATGGGATGGTGGCCATCAAGGGCTGTCACTTTCATTGATAACCATGACACAGGGTCAACTCAGGCTCACTGGCCTTTCCCTGCTAGTCATATTATGGAGGGTTACGCCTATATACTCACACATCCAGGGATTCCATCAGTATTTTATGACCATTTTTATGATTGGGGAAATTCCATTCATGACCAAATTGTGAAGCTGATGGAGATTCGACGGTTTCAAGGCATACATAGCCGATCCTCGATAGAAATCCTTACGGCACAGCCAAACTTGTATGCTGCAATGATTGGtgagaaaatatgcatgaagatTGGAGATGGGTCATGGTGCCCAGCTGGGAGGGAGTGGACGCTTGCAGCTAGCGGCACCAGATATGCTGTCTGGCAAAAGTAG